A genomic stretch from uncultured Pseudodesulfovibrio sp. includes:
- a CDS encoding PhzF family phenazine biosynthesis isomerase yields MKTHLPDKSAGVNCLEPGLWLAVCLSVLALAFSSRYISSMEKHITVLLVDAFTATPGKGNRAGVVLDGSDLDAKEMQAVASLVNVSETAFMIPVKDRTEYALEVRYFTPTTEVPSCGHATIASHYARSQALGVENGRVVAKIGAGILPVDIATRGGEKKIVMTQGEIKFTPEYDALVRRRILRALGLDEEDVVQGLPVQEVSTGHSKVMIPIRSVKTLDGLRPDMQGLKEISREIDCNGYFVFAFNDKDDPCLTSGRMFAPVAGIDEDPVTGNGNGPCGAYLSLYGRLPEVDEISYLGRQGVAMGKEGVVEVTVHRSGGRPQTIQVGGTAVEAGEMTLLLSGDDAGHITATCVGK; encoded by the coding sequence ATGAAAACACACCTGCCTGATAAATCGGCAGGTGTCAATTGTTTGGAGCCGGGGTTGTGGCTGGCTGTGTGTCTTTCGGTGCTTGCGCTTGCTTTTTCGAGTCGATACATTTCCTCCATGGAAAAACACATTACCGTACTGCTTGTGGATGCCTTCACGGCCACTCCCGGAAAAGGGAATCGGGCCGGTGTCGTTCTTGACGGTTCAGATCTTGACGCCAAAGAGATGCAGGCTGTCGCTTCGTTGGTCAACGTGTCGGAAACGGCGTTTATGATTCCGGTCAAAGACCGGACCGAGTATGCACTTGAGGTGCGATATTTTACGCCGACGACGGAAGTCCCGAGTTGTGGTCATGCCACCATAGCCTCGCATTATGCACGTTCTCAGGCACTCGGGGTGGAGAATGGCCGGGTCGTTGCCAAGATCGGTGCCGGTATTCTGCCGGTGGATATCGCCACCCGGGGCGGCGAGAAGAAAATCGTGATGACCCAGGGGGAGATCAAATTTACTCCTGAGTATGATGCGTTGGTCAGACGCAGAATCCTGAGAGCGCTGGGGTTGGATGAAGAGGACGTTGTTCAGGGATTGCCCGTGCAGGAAGTGTCCACAGGTCACTCCAAGGTCATGATTCCCATTCGCTCGGTGAAGACGCTGGATGGATTGCGTCCTGATATGCAGGGTCTCAAGGAGATCAGCCGGGAGATTGATTGTAATGGTTATTTTGTCTTTGCATTCAACGACAAGGACGATCCATGCCTGACCAGCGGCAGGATGTTTGCTCCTGTCGCCGGTATTGATGAAGACCCGGTGACGGGCAACGGAAATGGTCCCTGCGGTGCGTATCTGTCGCTGTATGGCAGGTTGCCGGAAGTCGATGAAATCTCCTATCTGGGCAGGCAGGGCGTTGCCATGGGCAAAGAAGGAGTGGTCGAGGTGACCGTTCACCGATCCGGCGGACGGCCACAGACCATTCAGGTCGGGGGAACGGCTGTGGAGGCAGGAGAGATGACACTGCTTCTCTCTGGCGATGATGCAGGCCATATTACTGCAACCTGTGTAGGAAAATAA
- a CDS encoding linear amide C-N hydrolase yields the protein MSHSRFNVPLFLLFVLLLTCPKWSQACTGMRVMAQDGSVAFARSLEFGFASESNIMVTPRGLSWTASAPDGKKGMQWTSKYAFVGPNAFGLDRPLEGMNEKSLYVAGFWMTSGETHFPTIAPADYQKSIAQLDMCAWILSNYSTIAEVKDGVSTLKLTGVALETVHTTPLAHWYVMDKTGKAIVIEYIDGKLHLSDNPVGVVTNAPYFGWHLDNLRNYINLRPANVEQFKLGDYTIRPLGEGTGLLGLPGDMTPPSRFVRAAFFANTALQPADADGAVTLGMNLIANFSIPKGITSSVSSDGKKGHDYTQWTTVYDLNRQALYFRTYINQDYKVVHFDELPLDGAKLLSIPMWGVKAAYENVSKDVK from the coding sequence ATGTCTCACTCCCGTTTCAATGTTCCTCTATTTCTGCTCTTTGTCTTACTGCTGACCTGTCCCAAATGGTCACAGGCCTGCACTGGCATGCGCGTCATGGCGCAAGACGGATCGGTTGCTTTTGCCCGTTCGCTTGAGTTCGGTTTTGCATCTGAATCAAACATAATGGTCACCCCGCGGGGACTGTCATGGACTGCTTCGGCGCCTGACGGGAAAAAAGGCATGCAATGGACCAGCAAGTACGCCTTTGTCGGCCCCAACGCTTTTGGACTGGACCGCCCGCTTGAAGGCATGAATGAAAAGAGCTTGTATGTCGCAGGATTCTGGATGACCTCCGGCGAAACCCACTTTCCGACAATAGCGCCCGCAGACTACCAAAAATCCATAGCCCAACTGGACATGTGCGCATGGATTCTCAGCAATTACTCCACAATTGCCGAAGTCAAAGACGGTGTGTCCACGCTGAAGCTGACCGGGGTGGCTCTTGAAACAGTACATACAACCCCGCTCGCCCATTGGTACGTGATGGACAAAACCGGCAAGGCAATCGTCATTGAATACATCGACGGAAAACTGCATCTTTCAGATAACCCGGTCGGCGTTGTCACCAATGCCCCGTACTTCGGATGGCATCTGGACAATCTGCGCAATTACATCAACTTGCGGCCCGCCAATGTTGAACAATTCAAGCTCGGCGATTACACGATACGCCCTCTGGGCGAAGGAACCGGCCTTCTCGGATTGCCGGGAGACATGACACCTCCCTCACGTTTTGTCAGAGCGGCTTTTTTTGCCAATACGGCACTGCAACCGGCTGACGCTGACGGCGCTGTCACTCTCGGGATGAACCTTATAGCCAACTTTTCCATTCCCAAAGGGATCACGTCATCCGTCAGCTCCGACGGTAAAAAAGGCCACGATTACACCCAGTGGACAACTGTCTACGACCTCAACAGACAAGCCCTGTATTTTCGGACGTACATCAATCAGGACTATAAGGTAGTTCACTTCGACGAACTCCCGCTGGATGGAGCAAAGCTTCTCTCCATCCCCATGTGGGGCGTGAAGGCCGCATACGAAAATGTCAGCAAGGATGTGAAGTAA